In one window of Ovis aries strain OAR_USU_Benz2616 breed Rambouillet chromosome 3, ARS-UI_Ramb_v3.0, whole genome shotgun sequence DNA:
- the LOC101122269 gene encoding taste receptor type 2 member 10-like codes for MLSIVEGLLLFVAVSESVLGVLGNGFIGLVNCINCVKNKKISTLSLILTGLASSRFCLIWIIITDAYARLFSPDMYLSGDLSQYIAYLWIIMNQSNVWFATSLSIFYFLKIANFSHCIFLWLKGHINKILLLLMGCLPISWLFTFPNITMPFINNIMKNRNTTGLITMQKSEYFINQILFSIGTLLVFILCLITCFLLITSLWKHNRRMQLNATGFRDPSTEAHIKAMKILVSFIILFILYFVGTAIQISIDTMPKNKLLYIFGMTTTILYPCGHSFILILGNSKLKQASLRVLKLLKC; via the coding sequence ATGCTGAGTATAGTAGAAGGCCTCCTCCTTTTTGTAGCAGTTAGTGAGTCAGTATTGGGGGTTTTAGGGAATGGGTTTATTGGACTAGTAAACTGCATTAACTGTGTGAAAAATAAGAAGATCTCTACACTCAGCCTTATTCTCACTGGCTTAGCCTCTTCCAGATTTTGCCTGATATGGATAATAATTACAGATGCATATGCGAGattgttttctccagatatgtaTTTGTCTGGTGATCTAAGTCAATATATAGCTTACTTATGGATAATTATGAATCAATCAAATGTCTGGTTTGCCACCAGCCTCAGCATCTTCTACTTCCTGAAGATAGCCAACTTTTCCCACTGCATTTTTCTCTGGCTGAAGGGTCACATCAATAAGATCCTTCTTCTTCTAATGGGATGTCTGCCCATTTCATGGTTATTTACTTTCCCAAACATTACAATgccttttattaataatattatgaaGAACAGAAACACAACCGGGTTGATCACCATGCAGAAAAGTGAATACTTTATAAATCAGATTTTGTTCAGTATTGGAACACTTCTTGTCTTTATACTGTGCCTGATTACATGTTTCTTATTAATCACTTCCCTTTGGAAGCACAACAGGAGGATGCAATTGAATGCCACAGGATTCAGAGATCCCAGCACTGAAGCACATATCAAAGCAATGAAGATCTTGGTGTCTTTTATCATCCTCTTTATCCTGTATTTTGTAGGCACTGCCATACAAATATCAATTGATACTATGCCTAAAAACAAACTGCTGTATATTTTTGGTATGACAACCACTATCCTCTATCCCTGTGGACACTCATTTATCCTAATTCTTGGAAACAGCAAGCTTAAGCAAGCCTCTTTGAGGGTACTGAAGCTATTAAAGTGCTAG